The DNA window CTATCAACGAGTTTGCAACTTTCTTCTCACCGGCGTCTCTGGCTATTTCACCCAGGTCGCAAGCCACCACGTCTTCCTCATCGTCTGAGAGGGTTAAGGATTGGCACAATGATGCTAATTCCATACTGTCAAACACAAACCCTAGAAGAGTTTGAGAGAACTTACTATTCTGTTTTCAGAGAACTTATTTGAATCTTTTCTTCTCTTTTAGCCGATTACTAATCGGTCAAAAATAACTCTAAACTGAGAATTATTTTAGAAATCatactaaaattgaaaaactttaaaaatcattaaattttgcAAGTATATTTCTGTGTAAAGTTTAACCTTGACTGCAACAAAGTATTTGCTGTGAAAAGATTAGCTCTAGAAACAAGAAAGAAATACTTTATTGTATAATTCATGAAGCTAAACAAAGTATGAAATTAGAGGAAAGCAATACTTTCTCCTAAACTGTGTCACAAACAATaccattttattaataattaatcagAATCAGATTCCAAATTTAAAGCAAAGAATTTCCAGCATATAATccaaaagttaaatttttttatattctcaAAATTCTACTCAATATTTCCTTTTCATTGCGGTCATACCGATCAAACATTTATCTTGCTGTTATGTCAGTTCATAGCTTTATATCAGCAAAGgcaagaacaaaaaaatatcttaaaaagCTTTCCTATTTTGCTGtcaaaattattgaaaatagtttgtgattttgattttgattttggtgCAGAATTGCTGCATGGTAATGAGAATTAATCTTGATTGCAACGCTTGCTGCAGGAAAACAAGGAGAATCATTCTCAACATGAAAGGTAAAAACTCGAATCATtgaatttatgtaatttttcgTTTTggctaatataattttaatatgtttcaATTTGGACACCAAACTTCGATTTAATTTCTTAGTAATTTCGTTGCAAATTTGTTTATATGGAACCCAAAATTTTCCAGGTCATGGGGCAATAAATTTTTtcttacaaaaataatgaattttcataaaagtttaatATGCATTctgtttggatataattgtccacttcttttatttttcaactcCAAAAATGTTGctcatttttaataataacaatcattggattgggattccctcaaatttttaaatttgagggAGTCATGTTGTTCATTAGTAAATGAACagtgtaaattaattaattaaaattgtatttttttatctacaccgttcatttgtAATAAATGTTGTAAATCACAAATATCACCTCTtcaagttcaaaataaatttgagaGAATCCCATTCTACAATcattaaaactaatttttctATGTTGTCATATTTGAACTCCACTAGTAAAATAGTAGTATTTAGAACAAATTACTCCAACATTTCTTATATATTTAGTTCATATTTTAGTCTTTTCTgtttaaaaaccaaatcaatataatccctcacttttatttttatcaacagTTTAATCCCTTCGTCTAGTTTTGGTATTAGTTAACCGTGTTAAAGGACTTAtaggtaaattaattttcaaaatgagAGACGAAACTGTTGACAGAATTAAAAGTAGAGAaccatatcatttttttaatttagttatttgactcagttgactaacaccaaaaataatAGACGGAAGAACTAAATTGTTGATGGAAACAAAAGAAAGGGaccataaatataaattataacatataTGGGAGGCCCTATAGTAACTTGCTCTATAATTTGTTTCTATAATTATGTTAAACAAAggtaaatagaaaaaatagaaacaaaaatataaaaatttataatattaattgtgTCTTTTTAACCGTGtgataaaaaatgaacaaatttaTTAGATTGGAGTAGATGTGTTCATGGGTCGgttttattatgttttgtaAGCGGAAGCCGAGCTCGAGCCCCGGTCCGAGTTTCATATTTGCTACAGCCCCGACCTTAAAACTCTTTATACACGGGCTTGATTTGGGCGTGGACGGgtttatatgaaattttttatataaagcAAAGTCCGATTTCACTCGTAAAATAATATATTGTTTCAAACTCGGGATCGAACCGGATTTGAGACAAAAAATCAATATCCAAACCCGGTTCAAAGAGGCCGGGCCGGATAGATACCCAGACCTATAAACAAGTCTAAAACGGAGTGAGTATTTAGCTAACGTTTGAGAAAGAACAAACCCATATAGAGGTCTCTgtactttacacgtttttttctGTAAgttcttatacttcatttttgtattatatagtccctctacttacctattttcgattttcaggtcctttttaaattttttacaatacTTTTGTGTggaggaaaaaaaattgtaagtagagggactggaaaaaattcaaaaagaaccttaaaatcgaaaataggtaaATAAAGggatcagataatacaaaaataaagtataaggacttacaaaaaaaacgtgtaaagtacAGGACCCTCTACATAGATTAAGTCTTTGAGAAAATATGACATAACAAGATCTTGTTGCTACATTAACTCTGTTGTCTATAATTGTAAACTCTAAATTAAAATCCTGACCAAAATAAACTAACACAAATTAAGTGATTCCGAAAATTTAATACTAGCAAAAACGCTCTTTATCCGGTAAATAAAGAATATATTATGTCTATTTTGTTGTTTCATACTGCAGAAGTAGAATCACACATGATAGCTAAGCAAGAATGTAGAGTAGTGGTATGTGGAAGGTTTACACCAGCAGATGTTGCTATAAAGttaaggaagaagatgaagagaaGAGTTGAAATACTGGAAATTCAAGAGTTTGCTGAAACTGAAAGACATGAAGACCCAAGGCCTATGGTCTCTCTTACTAATTAGCActcacattttaatttttttaaggaatttgTTAGCACAATTAATGTATTCTTTAGATAAAAAATTGTTTCTGTGTAGAATTTGTTAGCTAAATTCATTTCTTTcatatgacatttttttatttggataaagcttgttttaaaattgattttgagagttacttttttattaattagagtCGCTTACGTGTTTCCCACatggctcgtagtgtgacttatcaaataataataataattatatttattataaattaagataattatatttatatttaattcataattatttctataattataaactgtattaaagtataaaatataaaataataattaaaatgacatttttattgaaattgaattcataactaaattaattaatattaaattctcaagagaaatatacaaaataaaaatgtcaTAGAAATAAGTTACAATcaagttataatttttatttaattttttaattaggcataaaataaaaagaaggaaacataaaaaaaaattaattaaccaaggattaaaatgtttaatttttctatccacaataaataaataaaaggtatGGTGGCAGCTTTAGAGAGTGCCACACACACGGTTGTAGGCATTGCAGCAGGAAAATTTTGTTCTTAAACTAATTCTGAAATTAAACTTTTTCTTATTTGAATCAAATTGACTACTCTAAttacttaataaattaaattactatacTATTAATTTAAATGACTCTAAAACCTTTCACTAAATAACCAAATAGTAGTAAATTAAACAGGATTATTTGGTAATTTGTCTATCCCCCATCtatgcttttatatataactagtttcgcattgcGTGCTAtccacgtggctcgtaacgtaacccgtcaatgaacatattagtaagtttattataattatatcaattgttttatttataattaaaattaaattatttaagaattGATGGATTCCGGCATCTTGACGACGTTAATTCTGCAAAAaagtgtagatggctaatcggacggtttgtccgattagctctccgatgcttaagtcagtttaggcttaagggagaataattgtatttgttataagttgtgtgtttaggcatacctcaaactccttttatagtagttgaatgtataccttgcagagttgtagtaggaaagtgattcctatttagtagggtttgaccctgattaggagtgtccttccttattcagacagatgccctatttaggaagatattcctaaacagtctcgtcttcctaagttggaggctatcttcctaagttggaatttgtatccaaataggacagatactccgaatatgcgtagatcttggagatcttatccgaatcccggggtcgacgtgctttgtccgagtcctcagggattcggtctttatgatgtcgaatgatgtattccaATCAAGGCGGATCTGGTGGATTcggccctttgggcgggagtctggtatcgtctgagaatagatctcctgcgactcggctccattataagtagaataggatttggtgtccatcattagccccccgcaAATAAGCTGAAGTCATGGTATTTTATGCCTTGAAgtattttagctttatttgaggcgagtcgttttgtatttcAGCGTTCCTTTTTGCTTCTCGAGTAAGATTCCagtttttctcctttttcgcaatGTGTCGTTCATCTATTCGTTATTTTTTGAAGGTAGGACATGTGTCCATTCGTTCTATCTTCCTTTGTCTTTAAactgttgtatttgtttcatttttcatcttttacttTTGATTGTTCGAAAGTAGTTTTGCCTCATCTTCAATCTTTAATTTTcgtgtttgatttcttcttctgGGGAGACTCTTGACGAATCtcgttgatttattttgatgcCTTATCTCCATGTATTTCTTTGttcatgttttgattgtttttatgttctttaaatttcttCAATTGTCTTCTAATTTCCAATCAATTTTGTGATTCGATCCATCAgccttttgaattttatttgtttatcctTTTCCTCTTTGTTGAGATCCTTCTCGTCGATTCTTTATGGCGAAGATCATTCTCTTGACGAGActtattgttttcttttaaatatttttataggcAAAATTCATTTGGCGACTCGTCATCATTTGGCGAAACTTTTTTACTATATGAATGTTCATTAGTGGGCGAAGCCCTTGTATTGGGCGAAGCCCTTGTACTGGGCGAACCCTTATCTTTGGGTGTTCCCTCAGCTTGGAAGAACCTTCTTTTGTGCGCGAAaccttattctttttctttcagggttttgaatttttttttgtttagtacTCGTCCGATTCTTTTTCGTTTTTCTTATGTATTCTTCTTTACTGTTGCATTACTccttattttccatttttttcgtTTTTCCTATGTATTCTTCTTTACTGCTGCATTACTCcttatttttcatttgttttgctATGTTTGATCTTCGTTGGTTGTGATTTTAAGTCGTTTATTCCTCTTTATTCTTGATGTTCATTCTTCTGTTCTTGGTTTTCGGATTTCAACATTTCTGTGTTCTTTGTGCTTGTCTTTATCTTCATTACTCGAAGTCTTTTATTCCAGCTGATGTTTACTcttttaatgagtaattgtttcttCGAGGTGACTCTTCTTGTttgcaattctttttcattttgttccttttatttttttcattggACAGATATGAGTCCTTCAAGCTCCTCCACAAATACACTGATCTCATagggtatttatgcccgttttAAGATCAGgtcattcaatttatttcgtcgattttccttgattttaattcttttcagATGGACTGCCTTCCTTACTAAGATTTGTTCCTCTGATTTGGGCGAGTTGTTTGCGATTCGTTGATTTGGGCATGTAGccttatttcttttgatttgagTGAGTCCCCTTATTTTGGCACTTGGCCTTATTTTTACCCGAATCATTTTAGACTCGGTCCTCTGTTTTGAGATCTTTCGCATTCCTTTTGATTGGCATTTCGCCTTTCTTTCGCCTTTCTCTATTTCTTGGCATTTCGTctttcgctttattttgctttatttagttgattcgcctctcgctttattttgcttcgagttgattttgatctttgatatttcgcttttagagttaatctaaactctgtttttggcattttgcttttatttttagagtaaatctatactctggtttttgggcgtttcgcctttattttagagtaaatctatactctggtttttcggcgtttcacctttatttaTTCCGATTCCTGTCTGCTTTGCTGCGTTGTATGAATTAAAGATAGTGCGCACCATTGGGTATGACAAACGTCTATACTTGACAAAGGGCGATTGGCACCGTCGGGTATGACAAA is part of the Mercurialis annua linkage group LG3, ddMerAnnu1.2, whole genome shotgun sequence genome and encodes:
- the LOC126674244 gene encoding uncharacterized protein LOC126674244 gives rise to the protein MSVHSFISAKNCCMVMRINLDCNACCRKTRRIILNMKEVESHMIAKQECRVVVCGRFTPADVAIKLRKKMKRRVEILEIQEFAETERHEDPRPMVSLTN